The genomic region GGGGGTGCAGCGGCCCCGGCCTGGGAGATTTTACCCCCCGGGAATCGGAGCAgggccttccctcccctccacctcTCCGTGCAGACCCCAGAGGGGGCCTGAGCCCCCCGCGGTGGGCCGCTGTCAGCAGTGTGTGTGACATGGTCAGAGGGCCGGCGCCCACACTCTCTGATCCACACTGGGCACCGGCTCCCCCTCAGCAGAGCCCCTGGCTCCCCCCGTTTGCTCCAGGCTCCTGCTGAAGCCATGCTCCGGCTTCGCTTCCTGACATGGGACGTGAAGGATACGCTGCTGCGGCTGCGGCGGCCGGTGGGGGAGAGCTACGCGGCCGAGGCCCGGGCACACGGGATCCAGGTGCAGCCAGAGGCTCTCACTAGGTCATTCCGGGAGGCGTACGGAGCCCAGGGCCGGCTATTCCCCAACTACGGCCAGGGCCGGGGGCTCAACTCCCAGCAGTGGTGGGTCGACGTGGTCAAACAGACCTTCAGGCTCTCAGGTGTGCACGAAGAGGGAGTCATAACGCTGATGGCGGAAAACCTCTACCACGACTTCTGCAGCGCTGGTAACTGGGAGGTGCTGCCAGGAGCCGGCGAGACCCTGAGCCAGTGCTGCCAGCGCGGCTTCCGTATGGGGGTCGTCTCCAACTTCGACAACCGGCTGGAAAAAATCCTCTCCCAGTGCAACCTGCGTCACCACTTTGAATTTGTCCTCACCTCTGAGGAGACAGGCTTCGCCAAGCCAGATGGGAGGATCTTCCAGAAAGCTCTGCGCCTCGGTGGGGTCCCCCCAGAGCAGGTGGCTCATGTAGGGGATGACTACACCCGGGATTACAGGGCAGCCCGAGCCGTGGGCATGCATGGATTTCTGCTGCGGGCCGCCGGGCAGAGCGCTGAGCCGGAGGTGCCCCCTGAGCATGTTCTGCCCACGCTCAGCCACCTCCTGACCCTTATCGAGAAGGGGTAGCTGCGTTTCAGAGGAGGACCTGAGCACTGAACCAGTCCTGGCATGGATTTTGTGCTGCCGGTTGTGCAGGGAACAGAAGCGAACTCTTCTGAGCACAGGGAGCAGCTGCCCGCGGAGCAGGAGGGGTGTCCATACAATAAAATGTATCTGACACACTCAGTGTTGCTGCTGATGTACTTCATCTCTCTAAAAACACTATGGAAGAGGCTCAGCGGTGGGGTCTTCCCCCAGTAGAGCGGGGACTGGGTCAAGCTGTGCTCCAGAAGGTTCATTCTGGGGGAGGGACGGGCAGCGTCcccctgttcccgacagcggtgGCCTGCAAAACAGGCTGGAGTGGGGGAATTTCACTTAATTTAATATATTGCCAATCAACATAAACTTTGCATTACTGATTTGAGTAttgagaaataaagagaaattttaaagagttaagaaaacacctctcctgcccttctccctgctTCAGTTGCAGTCCaacacccctccttcccccccgcctgcTCCCCATGTCTCTGCCATGTCACGCTCCCTTCGGCAGCGAGGAGCAGCGCAGGTTgggttcctctctgctgctccttgttTCTTACTCCTCTGCTCCTCCATGGGCCCCACAGCCCCACGTGGGTTCCCCAGGGGTGACAGccccccaccgtgtccctgctctggcatggggtggCTCCTTCCAAAAGCGTGTctccagctgtgtcccagtgACGTTCCCTTCCATGTAGCTCCTCCAAACACATCTTTTAgtatttctcctgttttctaaAGCCCACCGtcaggctggaaagctgcccttGGTCAGAGAGGAATTCAGTGATTGACCCAAAAGTGGCCGGCAGAGCCAGGTGTTACCCTGAGCACTCGCCCCAGCACGGCCAACACAGGGGGAGAGGAAAGCTGCCGTAAAACGCGTGAAGAACAGACGTAGTTTGAAGGCAGGTCTTGTCTAAACACCACTGTACACAAGCCAGCAGCCCTGTCTGGGCTCCTTTCCCCCATGTATAGCGTATATACAGTCACTGCATATACAATTGTATGTTCACCCCGCAGCAAGTGCAATGCTTGGCTCACTGGACCAGCGAGATGCTCTGGTGCGCCACAGCAAAGACGGGATAGAGGGGCTCCGCGAAGGTCTCCCGGTGGGAGAAGAGGATGGTGCAGGAATCGGGGTCGTAGAAGAGCACCTCTCCTCCCGCAAAGTCAACCAGCACGCCGATCTCGGCCGGAGAGCGGATCAGCTCCACCGCCTGCGGCTGGCCGGCGTGCAGGAACCTGAACTCCTTGTCGTAGCGCGAGAAGACCCAGGAGGCGGCATTGAAGCCCAGGCGAACTTCGGTGCCAGAGCCCCTCCGCGGCAGGGAGCTGTAGCAAACCCCCAGCTTGTAGGCACAGCTCTTCTCCACGCTGACCTTCCACGCACAGACTCCCGAGTGGAAAGCCTCAGTAGCCAAAGCATTGGGCCAGTGGTCAAACCGCTCGGGGCAGTCCAAGTCCACCTTCGCTTTCTTGGGGCTGAATGTGAGGGTCTTCTTGTCTTCTGACAGGCTGAGGTGGGGGCTGATGGTTTTCTCATCAATGTGAATTTCCTGTGAGCCTGCAAGAGAAGCCACACAGTGAGCAGTGGCCGGTGGCCCCTGTCTGAACCACTCAACAAGGTCACAGCCATCCGAGACACAGTCTGCTCCCCCCGGGTGGCATGGTGTCGGTGGCTCGagctccccacagcctcccctcTCAAGCCAGGGCCAGAACAAGGCAGAGATTCCTCAAAGCCCAGATTTCACCTCTCCAGCCTTCCACTAGAAGTCCTGCAGAGTCAGAGATCGTTTTACTCCGACCCTGGCCCAAATCCCCACAAAACACAACTCAGCAGGTTCAGTTCATTCCGCTTTTGGGAGAGACCCAAATCTGAGCCCCGTCCCTtcgtcccttcccacccccactgCGGGTGACTTCTGCTCCCCAGCAAGGACGGCAGGGCCATTGGCAGAAAACCTGCAAAGCCGGTAATACCGGAATGAGGAAGAACAGgagagggctgggcaggggaaaTCCCTTTCCTCCTGTAAAGCCCAAGTCACTCATCAACCCACCCTGGGCCCTTTTGGAGCAGGTGGAGCTTTTTGGAGGTGGCACCAGGCACTGGAGATGAGCACGGCCATGACTCTGTTTGGTTTTGCCCTGAATTAAGGGGCTGCCCGGGTGCCACAGCACAAACCCAGCGAGCTGCAGCCCAGGGTGAGAGCTGGGCTGGCCAGAGGATGGTTGTGCTGAGGGTCTGCTCCACTTTGGATGGCTGACAGCACCCAGCACAGCGGGTGACAGACCCTCAGCAGGTCCACAGACCGGGTGTGAGTGCTGAACAACCACACAAGTGTTCCCCTCGCTCTGTAAATTCACTAATAAAAGAGAAGCTGATGCCCAGCTGACTCCCCTGCTCACGGGGAGAGTGAGTTTCTACCCGCAGGTGCCCCTCCttgccctgccttcccccaccctcaCATTTGAGTTCTTAAACCGCCACAGGAACAAGGCTGGGGCAGGTGAGTCAtttgctctcccagccctgctgccagcaagagGCTTCTCACCATGTGGCTTCCACCATATCACGTATTTCCCAACCAGCCTCTGCTCGGCATCCAGCACATGGCAGGATGAGGCCCTTAGAGAATCAAACCATTATGGCTTAAGCCTGAACAGGGTCATCCCAGAGCCCGACCTGCTCCAGGCACCTACGTGGACCCAGGTCAGCATCCCTCCGACCAGCAGTCGAGGGGATTCCTAGTGCTGCACCCCCCCTGCTGCTCCCGGGCAGGAGACACAAACAGGCTGAATTATCAGTTTGTACAAGGTGGAAGCGCCGCGCACGCTCACACGTTAGGTGGAAGCTATTGCGGGCACGAGCGAGCAGAAAGAGGAGCTGAAGACAACATCCCCTTCCATCTGAAGCAGACGACCGCATTCATCTGATGATTTATTTTACCGAGCAGCAGCCAAATGCTCTGCAGCGTGCCTGCCCGCCACGCTGTGCCCTCCGTAGGTCTCCGCGGCTGTATTTGCTCACGCTGCCTATTTGTAGGTTGACTTTCCAGGAAGCCAAACACTGCTATGAATTCATAGAAAACGGAGCAGTACGAGACTTTATCTTCTTCTGACAGAAGAAAGGCACTAAACCTCATATTGTGCAACACACATCTAACCTAGGCACGGGGCTGCATTCTGCTGTTCATGTACAGGGATCATCTGCACGAGGAAATACCACCCCAATGACACCCGTGTAGCTTCGTTGGGGAATTATGGCTACAGGGGAGCATctgagggaggggaagggctgcCAGAGTAACAGCAGAGTAATTCAGATCAGCAAATTTTCCCGCACAGACAAGTGTTTCGTCATGATCAAATCTGCCCTCAGATACTCCCATATATTCTGATGAACAATTCCACCAGGAATTCATCTCAccccaaaaatgtattttctctgtgtACAGTACCCATTGGAGTGGCCTTGCCACTTTAGAGAGAAGAGGGATGCTGCGTATGTTAACACGGTTAACATCTCTGTCGAGTACGTATGTGTTAACTGCAGCACATTTTACCACTTTTAAAAATCCAAGTTCCCATTTCCAAACTCGCACACCTGAAATTAAAATCCTTGTATCTAGATTTAGGCACCAAGGTGGAATCCAGGCCCAGCCTGGTCTCTGGGGCAGAAGGTCACCGTGGAGCAGCCCAAGGTCTCAGCCAGCTGGGACAGCTTCAGTCCGTGTCACCCCTGCAGAGGGTCCTCCATCAGGTCTCCCGCCAGCATCACCACTTACCTGCCCCTCAGCGGGACTAACACGAGTGGCCGTGAACCAAGATCCTTCCCAGAAAGGTGCCAGGAGATTTACATCATCTCTTGGTTTCAGGAAGAAGCTGCCAACCCCAAACATAAGCGAT from Chroicocephalus ridibundus chromosome 15, bChrRid1.1, whole genome shotgun sequence harbors:
- the HDHD3 gene encoding haloacid dehalogenase-like hydrolase domain-containing protein 3; this translates as MLRLRFLTWDVKDTLLRLRRPVGESYAAEARAHGIQVQPEALTRSFREAYGAQGRLFPNYGQGRGLNSQQWWVDVVKQTFRLSGVHEEGVITLMAENLYHDFCSAGNWEVLPGAGETLSQCCQRGFRMGVVSNFDNRLEKILSQCNLRHHFEFVLTSEETGFAKPDGRIFQKALRLGGVPPEQVAHVGDDYTRDYRAARAVGMHGFLLRAAGQSAEPEVPPEHVLPTLSHLLTLIEKG